The following proteins are encoded in a genomic region of Hoeflea phototrophica DFL-43:
- a CDS encoding cob(I)yrinic acid a,c-diamide adenosyltransferase, protein MVKLNKIYTRTGDDGTTGLVAGERRPKYDLRIEAYGTIDETNAVIGMARLHTGSVKDLDAMLMRIQNDCFDLGADLATPDTGEKLEYEPLRIVDAQVDRIEADIDKLNADLEPLRSFILPGGSEAAAYLHLARTVARRAERLIVELADQENETVNSAAIRFVNRLSDFLFVAARWVNDKGHADVLWVPGKNR, encoded by the coding sequence ATGGTCAAACTCAACAAGATCTACACCCGAACCGGAGATGACGGCACCACCGGGCTCGTCGCCGGAGAGCGCAGACCAAAATATGATCTTCGCATCGAAGCCTATGGCACCATCGACGAAACCAACGCTGTTATCGGTATGGCGAGGCTGCACACGGGCTCCGTGAAAGATCTCGATGCCATGCTGATGCGCATTCAGAATGATTGTTTCGACCTCGGCGCTGACCTAGCCACCCCGGACACCGGCGAGAAGCTCGAATACGAACCGTTGCGCATCGTCGATGCGCAGGTAGACCGAATCGAGGCCGACATCGACAAGCTCAATGCAGATCTCGAGCCGCTGCGCTCGTTTATTCTGCCCGGCGGCAGCGAGGCTGCCGCTTATCTGCATCTGGCCCGCACCGTGGCGCGGCGCGCTGAACGATTGATTGTGGAACTGGCGGATCAGGAGAACGAGACCGTCAATTCAGCAGCGATCCGCTTCGTCAACCGCCTGTCTGATTTCCTGTTTGTCGCGGCCCGCTGGGTCAATGACAAGGGGCATGCGGATGTGCTTTGGGTTCCCGGCAAAAACCGCTAA